The Coccidioides posadasii str. Silveira chromosome 3, complete sequence genome contains a region encoding:
- a CDS encoding uncharacterized protein (BUSCO:420527at4751~EggNog:ENOG410PI0B~COG:Y~BUSCO:10900at33183), which yields MAPSLAEQDTLISHFCAITGVTPTEAREYLDNAHWNLDRSIAEFYPEEQEFESADDEDLAPEQAAGRSAGRTLAEAAPVAQPRNTGAGRPQRKKFATLHDLGSGEADEQEDDEDDKPNLFTGGEKSGLAVQNPDDLKKKIIEKAKKALPRDDESQPRRSHFTGTARTLGGEDAPSRVVENPNANRSQPLERVRRTLHFWNDGFSVDDGDLFRSDDPRNSHILESIRRGQAPLAIMNVQPGQHVDVEVNQHDSNYVKPKPKYKPFSGPGQRLGSPTPGPGSRTAAPALTTTATSTATESGPQHPKIDESQPTVTLQIRLGDGTRLTSRFNTTHTIGDVYDFVTAASPVSQTRQWVLMTTFPSTELKEKSAALGEIKEYQRGGVVVQKWT from the exons ATGGCTCCTTCGTTAGCGGAGCAAGACACTTTAATCTCACATTTTTGTGCTATTACTGGTGTTACTCCTACAGAA GCTAGAGAGTATCTTGACAATGCCCACTGGAATCTCGACCGCTCCATTGCGGAATTTTACCCTGAGGAGCAAGAGTTCGAGTCAGCCGATGACGAAGACTTGGCCCCAGAACAAGCGGCGGGTCGCTCAGCTGGCCGGACCTTAGCGGAGGCTGCCCCAGTGGCGCAGCCCAGGAACACCGGTGCAGGCAGGCCACAGAGAAAGAAGTTCGCAACCCTCCACGATCTGGGCTCAGGGGAAGCGGatgaacaagaagatgatgaggaCGATAAACCAAATCTGTTCACTGGTGGGGAGAAGTCAGGCTTAGCTGTTCAAAACCCTGATGAcctcaagaaaaagatcaTAGAGAAAGCAAAGAA AGCCTTACCACGAGACGATGAATCGCAACCGAGGAGATCTCATTTCACTGGTACGGCTCGAACACTTGGTGGCGAGGATGCTCCAAGCAGAGTTGTCGAAAATCCCAACGCGAACAGATCTCAGCCGCTTGAGCGCGTGCGTAGGACGCTACACTTTTGGAATGACGGATTTTCGGTGGATGATGGTGATTTGTTCCGCTCTGACGATCCAAGGAATTCACACATTCTGGAAAGCATTCGACGAGGCCAAGCTCCACTGGCTATAATGAATGTTCAGCCGGGACAGCATGTTGATGTGGAAGTTAATCAGCACGATTCCAACTATGTCAAACCGAAACCTAAGTATAAACCATTCTCTGGGCCAGGCCAGCGCTTGGGAAGTCCCACTCCAGGCCCAGGTTCTCGGACAGCAGCGCCAGCTCTGACGACCACCGCAACATCCACAGCTACGGAATCAGGGCCGCAACATCCCAAAATTGACGAGTCCCAGCCTACAGTGACGCTCCAAATTCGACTTGGAGATGGCACAAGGTTGACCAGCCGCTTCAATACCACGCACACAATCGGTGACGTGTATGATTTCGTCACCGCTGCAAGTCCCGTCAGCCAGACAAGGCAGTGGGTACTTATGACCACCTTCCCCAGCACTGAGCTCAAGGAAAAGTCGGCAGCCCTGGGTGAAATTAAGGAATACCAGCGCGGTGGAGTTGTTGTACAAAAGTGGACATGA
- a CDS encoding uncharacterized protein (EggNog:ENOG410PQW9~COG:U~BUSCO:16345at33183), with protein MSSEGNLQSRIELFESALTLPSDSETYAANNGLSPSPEPSSNSVVVYQPPTIWRFLRSAAINLLLPFINGLMLGFGELFAHEAAFRLGWSNTKVFPTHRRSRPAGAGIESPESSRQRRSRSVFSLQDMASLE; from the exons ATGAGTTCAGAAGGGAATTTGCAATCGAGGATAGAGCTCTTTGAATCTGCCTTGACACTCCCATCAGATTCCGAGACCTACGCGGCGAATAACGGACTTTCTCCGTCACCCGAGCCTTCCTCCAACTCCGTGGTTGTCTACCAACCACCAACGATATGGCGCTTTTTACGGAGTGCAGCAATCAACCTGCTTCTTCCCTTTATTAACGGCTTGATGTTGGGATTCGGGGAGCTATTTGCACACGAAGCTGCATTCCGACTCGGCTGGTCCAATACCAAG GTCTTTCCCACGCACAGAAGGTCAAGGCCCGCGGGCGCTGGGATCGAATCTCCGGAATCTTCTCGCCAAAGGCGATCCCGGAGTGTATTCAGTTTACAAGATATGGCATCGCTCGAATGA
- the CFD1 gene encoding cytosolic Fe-S cluster assembly factor cfd1 (EggNog:ENOG410PH4D~COG:D~BUSCO:11950at33183): protein MPLDGVKNIVLVLSGKGGVGKSSVTLQLALTLCLQGRSVGILDVDLTGPSIPRLVGLEDAKITQAPGGWLPVTVHPFHTPSSDGLNGSQRANKPDDSNESSSSTVETAPQSTNFCGSLRCMSLGFLLRDRGDAVIWRGPKKTAMIRQFLTDVLWGETDYLLIDTPPGTSDEHIALAEQLLTIQQTYSLRSSRATAPKLAGAVLVTTPQAISTSDVRKEINFCVKTRIPVLGVIENMSGYTCPCCGEVSNVFSRGGGQIMAQETGVRFLGAVPIDVGFGEMVEGWKEDSTGQDQGNKATKKAQDARLDSYDDLLVERYKKCWSFSVFEEFAKKLIGLIEGSDQQ from the exons ATGCCGCTGGACGGTGTGAAGAATATTGTGTTG GTCCTCTCCGGGAAAGGCGGCGTCGGCAAATCCTCCGTGACCCTCCAACTCGCTCTTACTCTATGCCTCCAAGGCCGGTCCGTGGGTATTCTGGATGTCGACTTAACTGGCCCTTCTATCCCACGCCTCGTCGGACTAGAAGATGCGAAGATTACACAGGCCCCGGGCGGCTGGTTGCCGGTCACCGTCCATCCCTTCCACACCCCTTCTTCAGACGGGTTAAACGGCAGTCAGAGAGCAAACAAACCGGATGATTCGAACGAATCTTCCTCCTCTACAGTAGAGACTGCCCCTCAGAGCACCAATTTCTGCGGCTCCCTACGCTGCATGTCCCTCGGCTTTCTCCTCCGCGACCGTGGCGACGCCGTAATATGGCGCGGTCCCAAGAAGACCGCTATGATCCGTCAGTTTCTCACGGATGTTTTATGGGGAGAAACGGACTATCTTCTCATCGACACGCCGCCAGGCACGAGCGATGAACATATCGCGCTCGCTGAGCAATTGCTCACCATTCAGCAAACTTACTCTTTGCGTTCTTCACGTGCCACAGCGCCGAAATTAGCGGGCGCCGTTCTGGTGACGACGCCCCAGGCGATATCCACTTCCGACGTGCGGAAGGAGATCAATTTCTGTGTTAAAACGCGCATACCAGTTTTGGGGGTGATTGAAAACATGTCTGGATATACATGTCCGTGTTGTGGCGAAGTGAGCAACGTCTTCTCCCGCGGAGGCGGACAAATTATGGCACAGGAAACGGGCGTAAGATTCTTGGGAGCTGTTCCGATTGATGTTGGATTTGGTGAAATGGTAGAGGGATGGAAGGAGGACTCTACTGGGCAAGACCAGGGAAATAAAGCGACAAAAAAGGCGCAAGACGCCCGTCTGGATTCTTATGACGATTTGCTGGTTGAGAGATACAAAAAGTGCTGGTCTTTTTCGGTCTTTGAAGAATTTGCGAAGAAGCTGATTGGTCTTATAGAGGGCTCAGACCAGCAATAA
- a CDS encoding uncharacterized protein (EggNog:ENOG410Q09M~COG:S~BUSCO:7473at33183), with protein sequence MEARSDQFNFHSSSGHSISSTHPPQLWMNHPFSLSSGSHARRFDHSLNEPTLAQRTAAFRQLNRLPQRAQRIRRQTTSIGSRSSFPSQPVVVKTYSAETDARSTMSRHISRSERHPPAKLPPVQEFGIEGILRAIEPDIRNTLEAIAEICGRSKLSLANEYGSHRPPLGEIRAPTRPMNHGLLAVEEATSSSERLADENIIVVGDDISTVDGREQYSSRYGFFESMQANIGALDYRFPFPPWNESDPQVAIPRRNPTPAGESRAQSQAHECQPKLRPSLFPWALLGRSGDFGNRAGRQSIQSRPVISEVHLDAQASSTDQQLDEMDLPIQLESRHTSETERGNPMLKYAAHRLSFLSDLRGLLNRFKNVRQQNRLSDNEACVSAERNLRELLQRQNTYLLARDEHHQVLHVEAA encoded by the coding sequence ATGGAGGCCAGGTCAGATCAGTTTAATTTCCATTCCAGTAGTGGACATTCTATCTCTTCCACCCACCCTCCACAGTTGTGGATGAACCaccctttttctctttcttcaggCTCTCATGCCCGAAGGTTTGATCACTCACTGAATGAACCTACACTCGCCCAGCGGACCGCCGCGTTTCGCCAGTTGAATCGCTTGCCACAGCGGGCCCAGCGCATACGTCGTCAGACCACTTCTATTGGTAGTCGCTCATCCTTCCCGTCGCAGCCAGTTGTTGTAAAGACATATTCTGCAGAGACAGATGCGCGGAGCACAATGTCACGACATATCTCTCGTTCTGAACGCCATCCACCCGCAAAATTGCCACCAGTGCAGGAGTTCGGTATCGAAGGAATTCTTCGAGCGATAGAGCCAGATATTCGAAATACTCTTGAAGCCATAGCAGAAATTTGTGGACGCAGCAAACTCAGCCTTGCCAACGAGTACGGCAGTCATAGACCGCCACTGGGAGAGATTCGTGCACCGACTAGGCCAATGAACCACGGGCTTCTTGCGGTGGAAGAAGCCACCTCGAGCAGCGAGCGGTTGGCTGACGAGAACATAATAGTTGTTGGTGATGATATAAGTACCGTTGACGGGCGGGAACAATACTCATCGAGATACGGTTTTTTTGAGAGCATGCAAGCCAATATCGGTGCTCTAGACTATCGATTTCCCTTTCCTCCTTGGAATGAAAGCGATCCCCAAGTAGCGATCCCCAGGAGGAACCCTACGCCGGCAGGCGAATCAAGGGCTCAGTCGCAAGCTCACGAGTGCCAACCGAAGTTGAGGCCTTCGTTGTTTCCATGGGCGCTTCTTGGACGAAGTGGAGACTTTGGTAATCGTGCTGGCCGGCAGTCGATCCAGTCTCGTCCCGTCATTTCGGAAGTTCACCTTGACGCCCAAGCTAGCAGCACAGATCAACAGCTCGATGAGATGGACTTGCCCATTCAGCTGGAATCCAGGCATACCAGCGAGACCGAGCGTGGTAACCCGATGCTCAAATATGCGGCACACAGGCTGTCATTTCTTTCTGATCTTCGAGGGCTGCTTAATCGGTTCAAGAATGTTCGCCAGCAGAATCGTTTGAGCGACAATGAAGCCTGTGTATCGGCAGAGAGGAATCTGAGAGAGCTTTTGCAGAGACAGAATACATATCTGCTGGCAAGAGATGAACACCACCAGGTTTTACATGTTGAGGCTGCTTAA